Proteins found in one Miscanthus floridulus cultivar M001 chromosome 4, ASM1932011v1, whole genome shotgun sequence genomic segment:
- the LOC136551286 gene encoding probable BOI-related E3 ubiquitin-protein ligase 3 gives MDNLKTHSENADQPHGPQANALSFALPTGQVLDSHMIGQQHTNLSSFWFSLEQHRLQLDQVLQLHNEQLRVSLQQQISMQNATLLNLVESVTRDVLMQKHDEIARLRIELQKKQEDLETTLHDRDEWMKVAMAAYEISQTLIRMLRTVQLEANSHVSSNDLDAPSYRGEASSMARTAVETTQPNLICKVCNSGNACMLVLPCQHLCACKPCGAWLAACPICGAVKTEAIEARFVCKK, from the exons ATGGACAACCTCAAAACCCATTCTGAAAATGCTGATCAACCTCATGGGCCACAAGCAAATGCCCTTTCTTTCGCTTTACCAACAGGTCAGGTCTTAGATAGTCATATGATTGGCCAACAGCACACAAATCTGTCATCATTTTGGTTCTCCCTTGAACAGCACAGGCTGCAGTTGGATCAGGTCCTTCAACTCCAT AACGAACAGTTGCGGGTGTCACTGCAGCAGCAAATATCTATGCAGAACGCAACTCTTCTGAACCTTGTGGAATCTGTGACAAGAGATGTGCTGATGCAAAAGCATGATGAGATAGCCAGACTGCGAATAGAGCTGCAGAAGAAGCAAGAGGATCTAGAAACAACACtacatgatagagatgagtggatgAAGGTCGCTATGGCTGCATATGAAATTAGTCAGACACTTATCCGTATGCTTCGTACCGTGCAGCTGGAAGCGAATTCGCATGTTTCATCTAATGATCTAGATGCTCCAAGTTATAGAGGTGAAGCATCGAGCATGGCGAGAACAGCAGTGGAGACAACACAGCCCAATCTGATCTGTAAGGTTTGCAACTCTGGTAATGCCTGTATGCTTGTGTTGCCATGCCAACACCTCTGTGCATGCAAGCCGTGCGGAGCCTGGCTTGCGGCATGTCCAATCTGTGGTGCTGTGAAGACTGAAGCTATCGAGGCTCGATTTGTTTGTAAGAAGTAA
- the LOC136551287 gene encoding E3 ubiquitin-protein ligase AIRP2-like isoform X3, whose translation MAQRGELGRQLPLRGPLKALEADIHHANAMADAVQRNYGGACVQMRLSFSSLAPFFLYFIQWLDCGCCYALPSYLGLFHILICKVYADGDSSVSTYERRASLREFYAIIYPILQQLESSLIKRDLKGKGRCKDIVSRRRMEDWKKLSGKDLEREDECGICMEACTKMVLPNCSHAMCIKCYRDWYKRSESCPFCRGSLKRIRSRDLWVLTNYNDVIDPAHLERENVMA comes from the exons ATGGCGCAGCGGGGCGAGCTGGGGCGGCAGCTCCCGCTGAGAGGCCCCCTCAAAGCCCTAGAGGCAGACATCCACCACGCTAACGCCAT GGCGGATGCCGTTCAGAGGAATTATGGTGGAGCATGTGTGCAGATGAGGCTGTCGTTCAGCTCCCTGGCTCCATTCTTCTTGTACTTCATCCAATGGCTGGACTGCGGCTGCTGTTATGCTCTTCCCAGCTATTTAGGACTGTTTCACATTCTCATATGCAAG GTTTATGCTGATGGAGATAGCTCAGTGTCGACATATGAAAGGCGGGCAAGCCTTAGGGAATTCTATG CAATTATCTATCCTATTCTGCAGCAGCTTGAGAGTAGTTTGATCAAGAGGGACCTGAAGGGGAAGGGTCGATGCAAAGATATAGTGAGTAGGAGAAGGATGGAGGATTGGAAAAAGCTTTCTGGTAAGGATCTGGAAAGGGAGGATGAATGTGGGatttgcatggaggcatgcacCAAGATGGTCCTGCCTAATTGCAGTCATGCAATGTGCATAAAGTGCTATAGAGATTG GTATAAGAGATCGGAGTCTTGCCCTTTCTGCCGAGGAAGCCTCAAAAGAATCCGCTCAAGAGACCTTTGGGTGCTTACAAATTACAATGATGTCATTGACCCTG